The proteins below are encoded in one region of Phycisphaerae bacterium:
- a CDS encoding exo-alpha-sialidase: MKPPRPWMAACLLLPAGCSLGPDPRDIRYGSPIPDEGYCDQPYVIVTREGHWLCVLTTGKGEEGQGGQHVVSTISTNHGSSWSKLTDIEPANGPDASWATPLITPTGRVYAFYNYNGDRVGPQTLGGKKINRFDMLGWYAFKYSDDGGRTWSKERYRLPVRLTDCDRTNDWKGKVQILWGIDKPDTCGPSALFAFTKLGAYLLDQGEGWLFRSDNILTEPDPNSIKWLMLPEGEQGIRAPEFGSVQEEHNIVPLANGDLYCIYRTTTGRAVHTYSRDRGRTWSKPEIATYTPGGQPIKQPRACPRLFRARNGHYLLWFHNHGGRDFLDRNPAWICGGIEREGHLLWSQPEILLYDRDPATRISYPDLIEQEGRYWITETQKSIARVHEIDPTLLHGAWNQQNNRQVARRGLILDLDLSAGNQTQVHIPLLPNLATGGGFTLDLTLKLNRITPGQVILETQNHRGRGLTLVTGSDATVRIEMCDGLNRATGECDPGSLIPGRYHHLTAIVDGGPKIITFVVDGRLCDGGPTRRSGWSRFPSELANVNGDQTLRLATSLDGQLSVLRVYDRYLRTSEAVANALSFNTRAAGADKH, from the coding sequence ATGAAACCCCCACGCCCATGGATGGCCGCGTGCCTGCTGCTGCCAGCCGGCTGCAGCCTCGGCCCAGACCCTCGCGATATCCGCTATGGGTCGCCCATCCCCGACGAGGGCTACTGCGACCAGCCCTACGTCATCGTCACCCGCGAGGGCCACTGGCTCTGCGTGCTCACCACCGGCAAGGGCGAAGAAGGCCAGGGCGGACAACACGTCGTCTCAACCATCAGCACCAACCACGGATCCAGCTGGTCGAAACTCACCGACATCGAACCCGCCAACGGACCCGACGCCTCGTGGGCAACACCACTCATCACCCCCACCGGCCGGGTCTACGCCTTCTACAACTACAACGGCGACCGCGTCGGACCCCAAACCCTCGGCGGCAAGAAGATCAACCGCTTCGACATGCTCGGCTGGTACGCCTTCAAGTACTCCGACGACGGCGGCCGGACCTGGTCCAAGGAACGTTATCGCCTCCCCGTCCGACTCACCGATTGCGACCGGACCAACGACTGGAAAGGCAAAGTCCAGATCCTCTGGGGCATCGACAAACCCGATACCTGCGGACCCTCCGCGCTCTTCGCCTTCACCAAGCTCGGAGCCTACTTGCTCGACCAGGGCGAAGGATGGCTGTTCCGCTCCGATAACATCCTCACTGAACCCGACCCCAACAGCATCAAATGGCTCATGCTCCCCGAGGGAGAACAAGGTATCCGCGCCCCCGAGTTCGGTTCCGTCCAGGAAGAACACAACATCGTCCCCCTCGCCAACGGCGACCTCTACTGCATCTATCGCACCACCACCGGCCGGGCCGTCCATACCTACAGCCGCGACCGCGGACGAACCTGGAGCAAACCCGAGATCGCCACCTACACGCCCGGCGGCCAGCCCATCAAACAGCCCCGGGCCTGCCCGCGACTCTTCCGGGCCCGCAACGGTCACTACCTCCTCTGGTTCCATAACCACGGGGGCCGAGACTTCCTCGACCGCAATCCGGCTTGGATCTGCGGCGGCATCGAACGCGAAGGACACCTCCTTTGGTCACAACCGGAAATCCTGCTCTACGACCGCGACCCGGCCACGCGAATCAGCTACCCCGACCTGATCGAACAGGAAGGCCGCTATTGGATCACCGAAACCCAAAAGAGCATCGCCCGAGTCCATGAAATCGACCCGACCCTCCTCCACGGAGCGTGGAACCAGCAAAACAACCGCCAGGTCGCCCGCAGGGGCTTGATCCTCGACCTCGATCTGTCCGCCGGCAACCAGACCCAGGTCCACATCCCACTACTGCCCAACCTCGCCACCGGCGGCGGCTTCACCCTCGACCTGACCCTGAAACTCAACCGCATCACCCCAGGCCAAGTCATCCTCGAAACACAGAACCACCGCGGCCGAGGATTGACCCTGGTCACCGGTTCGGACGCCACCGTACGAATCGAGATGTGCGACGGCCTCAACCGGGCCACCGGGGAGTGCGATCCCGGCTCCCTCATCCCCGGCAGATACCACCACCTCACCGCCATTGTCGACGGCGGACCCAAAATCATCACCTTCGTCGTCGATGGCCGATTGTGTGACGGCGGCCCGACTCGGCGAAGCGGCTGGTCCAGGTTTCCATCCGAGCTGGCCAACGTGAACGGCGACCAAACCCTGCGCCTGGCCACCTCACTCGATGGCCAACTGTCCGTACTTCGCGTCTACGACCGATATCTGCGCACTTCAGAGGCGGTCGCCAACGCATTGTCATTCAATACGCGGGCCGCAGGTGCCGATAAACACTAA